The Cyprinus carpio isolate SPL01 chromosome B8, ASM1834038v1, whole genome shotgun sequence genome segment AGTTAGCCATTGCCTAGTGAGGGATTGACAGTTTGCTTACACAAAGTtaactttgaaatattttaaagcataatttgTAGTGTTGATATTTCTAGATCATTATCAATCAGGGGATTGATTTTCAATTATAACCCAGAACAGAATTAGCATTTGAGTCATAGGTTCCAATTTTTCTTATGGGAAATAATACCTCATATATGAATTTAAAAGCTGctgtgcttttaaaacatttaaattgtggtCCACCAtcaattattatgattaattaaaactaacaccataaaatgtaaataaataatgttaacaaaacaagttATTTCAGCTTGTATAAATCTTATCTAGTTTAACTATTGAGTATGTAtattaactatataaaataataataataataataataaaatgacaaaaccaatGAAAGGtctaaaaccttaaaataaaacagaaaataaagggTAAAAGCTCAAAACATTAAAAgctaaaaattctaaattttacACATAACAATAACAGGATTTAAAGTGATTTTGAGGACACGGAAAacccatttaaatatttaacagtgaattaatttaaattattctgacagaaacattttaaatagaggaaaaaaaagatatttcaattTTAGAAGTGTAAAAGGGTACACCAGCTTAAACCAAagtttaaaattactaaaaattatttaacttaattgtgatattaataaaaaagaactaataattaaactaaatattatccACTATTTAGAAGTGTTTGCGACATGAAAACGTTCTGCATAGTAGCATTGACCCTGTAACTTTAATTCTGAAATGGTGCTCTgcctttttaagaaaaataaaaaaaaagtgatgtcatAAACATGCGACTAAATGTCCTGTGCGCTTGTTCAGCCGGTGGGACTGACTCACATGGGTTATGTGAATACAGTAAGCAAATAAAAGCtctatttattcagtttaattaactgtatttattaaGAGTGAATGATGCATCGTGTTTTCTGCTCGCGGTGGGTTTTATCCGGGCTGTCAGTGACAGCTGGTATAGGCATCGGTGCCACCTTGACAGCAACCGGCGATCGCCTTAGCAAAAACCGGGATACGAGTCACAGCGGCGGACTGCTGGACCGCATCCCGGTCATCCCGGTCCCGAGCGTCGACGCAGCGTCAGAGGTTAGCCCGTACCAGCCGGGACAGGTCGCTGTAAGCAGATCCACAGCTGTGATGAAGTACGGCTTCCCTTCCCTGTCCAACATCAAGAGCAGAGAGTCTTACGTGACCTCGTACGACCCCAGAAACAGGACCGCAGCCTGGGTCATAGAGCAGCTCAACGCCGAGACGGTAACCGGGACCTCGGACAGAAAGTTCTGCGATTTCAAAGAGGACGACTCGGTTCATGTTTACCACAGATCGAGCAATGTGGATTACAAGGGCAGTGGGTTTGACAGGGGTCACCTGGCCGCAGCAGCCAATCACAAATGGAGTCAGAAAGCCATGGATGACACCTTCTACCTGAGCAATGTGTCACCACAGGTGAGCCACTCACATTGAATAACAGCTGCTCAAGCCTTGCTCTTCCTGCAAACAGCAGTTAAGGGAGTACAATTCCATTGAAACTGTATCCTTGGATGATATTTATAATCTATTTCTAAAATGCCACATATAACTATGCATTATTTGTAAcgtatttttaaatatgcatttatcaGTGATTTCTTCAGtattaataattgaaattaatgaatttatataaCTGTCTAATCAATTTAgagaaaagtattttatatatatatatatatatatatatatatatatatatatatatatatatatatatatatatgatattaataatcaatgtttaaaatgctacgtataaagtatttattattgcatacttgttactttttttattatttattaaatctttgAACTTTGAtcgtttatttttaacaataaaactattactggatttataattttatatatatatatagtgtaaataATCAACGTTTAAGATCTTAAAAAcctctttaaatgtatttaaattattttggattACAAATCATTTGTTTAGTGTTAATAATTAAACCATTATTAAATTGATATAAGTGTCAATGCCGGtaaagatgtttttatatatcagaaaaaaaaatagacattaataaACACTGTTTAAAATGCCACcgataataatgcatttaatttatttttaatagttatttatcatttgtttattatcAGTTAATGAATTTATAGGTCTAATCAGTAAGGAAAAAATATACtagaaaattaatttgaaaagtcACCTATGACAAtgaatttaacttatttaaatttaatattctatttattaataattgcttcttattaataattaaacttttaCTGAATTTATATAAATGTCTAATCAATTATGAgttcaaaaataaatttgtttaggtTATTAAAATTCTTAGGTCTGTTGTATTCAAATTCTTACTCATTAATTGAAAAggaagtaattaattaattttgtaattcttTGTGTTGGTAAGAACTAAAGAGTAGGGTAGATTTCCATGAGCTCCTTATTTTATACAATCCATAAAACCACCAATCATTTAAAGAGTTTGCTTATtcaatatttttctatttgtatgGGTAATTATGGCTGTTAATATTACATACATCTTTCCCAACAGAATCCTCATCTAAACCAGAACGCATGGAATAACTTGGAGAAATATTGTCGCTCTCTCACCAAGCATTACCAGAATGTCTTTGTGTGCACTGGACCACTCTACTTACCCCGGTAAAAGCCTCTCAGTATGCTCTTGAGAAGCACTGCTCAAGATTTTTCAAACTAGCCTGAAATCAAGATACGAAACTATTTAATCAGccgatattttaataaattgacagAACCTAATGTTTCCCTTCCTGGATCTACAGACAGGAACCTGATGGGAAAATGTATGTGAAGTATCAGGTTTTGGGAAAGAACCATGTAGCCGTGCCGACTCACTTCTTTAAGGTGGTGATTCTGGAAAAGCCAAGAGGAGACGTGGAGCTGCGGTCCTATGTGATGCCCAATATGCCGGTCGATGACAAGATTCCGCTGGAACGCTTCCTGGTTCCCATCGAGAGCATCGAGAGAGCGTCTGGGCTGCTGTTCGTACCAAACATCATGAAGAGGACCAGCAGTCTGAAAGCCATTACTGCAGGCTAGTGAGGAGTTTACAGTGATTACTGAGGGGGAATGGAAAATACCTCAAAGTTTCATTATGTCACTGACAGGCATTTATAAAGTCACCAgggaaattatttaattttcagtgtATGTGGAAAAACTACTGAGAGAGATATATCAGTCACTGGCTGACAGTCTAATGCTGTAGCCTTTTGTTAAATAGAGGAGaaattttaatatcattactGTTTTTAGATGTCAGCCAATATGATTTTTAACCAAGCCAAAACTGTGTgtgaaattagattttaatttcaacTGTGAAATGTCATTTGTACTACTGGAAATAAAACCAATctgaaatcatatttgtttttttattcacatttgatgatgatgattcagAGATGAATGGTATTTAGAATCAATATCTGTTTTAATCCACTTTAAATAACCTAAATTCATGATtgtcaacacattaaaaatgcacaagCCCATAATTTACCACATAACTTAACTATATACCCAAGTATACGATCTACAGTGTGTATGAGGCAACAGACCTGGAAATAAGACATCTTCAGGATGAATTTAGTTGAAGTTAATGGGCATTTAGAAAGACAAGAAACACTGAAGATGACTGCTGGTGAAGCATTAAacattagtttgtttattttgtttttgccgCAGAAACTTAGTATACACAGTCTGTGATAACCtgaaaattttttatatactttgttAATTCTTGAGAGCTGAGACAAAACAGCCTACTAAACTAACTAACTATCATGAGTTTGTTGCAAACAAACCTTACATATTACGTGACATTTGTGCTCTTAATTCAGTGAAAACTGCTCCATTCAAACTGTGTGTGTTACCTGTCTTAGGTGTGTATTCTAGTTCAGTTGTTATAGGCAAACAAATTCAAACTTAAACTTGTAAATCCTCCGTTCGTCGACGTCATCGCATGTTTGCATACTGCATTTCGATTGGTCTTTTTTTCTTACACTAACCTTCATGATGAATTGTGATTGGTCTCGTCTTgcttgcatatttaaacatttatttgtcccTTTTACTTACTTCTGAGGCTGACGTGAAATCAACAAGAGgctgttttgtttgcattttatttaatattaaaaaggcTGACATCCCTGAATtcaaacttaaataaattaataaattaatgtacaaCTTGTGCACAATTCTGTGAAACCCATCTGATACAGTATatatcacaaatattattttaatatttcaggtcgttgtatgcatactgtatatttacctttacatttagtcattttgcagacgcttttatccaaatcaatTACAAAATAGTTTTCAAAAACTATGTGCACATCCACTTGAAGAGCACTAGATGGCACTATGGTCTCAAACAGCACTGTTAAATTTTAAAAGAGACTTTACCATTATGAGGAGCTCAAGGTTTTGGTTAACATGGTCCAGTTAGCTATAATTACACAAAAACATCTTTCTCTATTGATTTAAATTCAAAAGTagcagtgtatttttatataatataaaaggttTTGCTTTATATGcatcacaaatattttatttcattatactaCAGCTGATGTTTTAAAGAAAGACGTTGATGACACTCATGGAcaaatatttagcttttattttgaatggcACTCACTGAAGTGCACCCATCTTGACAATGGCATTCTACATGGATATATACATTCTGTCCATAGCATTTACTTAACTTTACACAGGTGAAACAATATATCTTTTTCTCAACAACAGTATTTTTCTTGGACTGTACAGTAAACTAACAAATAAAGTAAGAACCTTGAAATacctaaataaaactttaataattctAGAGGCAATTGTACATGAATCGCACTGAACATTTTCTTCAACACAAATGAATTCTCATATATTGGTATGTTTTCTGATCATGTATGTACATGTGGCAAAACCGTCAGCGTAGCTCTGAAACATACATACAAAAGATGCAGAGGTAAAGCAGAAAACACTGTAGAGATTTTACATGGTTTTTGATATATAATCATGCCAAACAGGAAACAGTTCTCTTCCTTTAAATTAAGTGACAATAAACAGCAGCCCTTTGACTTTCACATAacatattaagaaattaaaaagtgttttaatgtgcCATACTATTGCCTTCAAAATTTCTGTTACAGGAAGTCCagacatgttttgtttgttgttttcaattTCTCTGTATTAAAACAGGTTATTTCTGCAAAAGTTCACAGGCAAAAAATCTCCTTTGGTTATTCTGAATAATGTAGTGATACATGAAGCCtaactcacacagaagtcactttcaaaccaagcagctttctgttggtcagtgttgGCGAATTCACGTGATCAACCTGAACCCGTTGCAAACTGGGAAATTTATCGCCCACACATGAAATTACTGATTGCTTTTGTAATGATTGGATTTTGCCTGTGAAAATTTACCTAACAGTGGTTAATGAGACCTCAGCTTAAGTCTTAAAAGTAAACTAGCCTAACCAACTGCAACTGCGAAAACAATGAatgttttcagacaggtttctCCATCTCAGTTGTTTAAGTAAACACAGTTCTTCCTTCAACCTCACACCAGTGGTACTGTAACATCCCCCCAAAAATCTTCaactttaaagaaatgtaaagtcaccattttttatggaatattgcagtgttaactataaattattcattattattataattattttaattcatgcgTCCTCATGTGCTCTCCCCTTGCAACgacatctcttctcttctcataTGAGATCACAGCAATTAGCAAACAATCCAACAATCCACTCAATTCCCCATTAACAAAATCAAATCCTGTCCTACATTTTTTCTCGTTCAAGAAGCCATTTCACCCGGATATACATCACAATTCATAGTTTTCAGTCACCTGACTGGCtcgaagacctggagggcaaaacatccatggTACTGCAGCGCATGCCTGtcaatttttcattcatttccaagccacaaatatttagatcacctctcaaaagaataaatcaaagatgtgggggaaaaaaatgcaagttttggccatttcccaaaaacattgggacattcaaaaatgtttactGTGAAAAACACTTAAAGTACCTTAATGTATTAAAAGAGTGATATGAAAATATCAGAAACAGTATACACCCTATTGATGATACTGTTCATACTTTGTATAGGCAAGCAGAtgatcccagaatgcaatgcgtGTTTCCTTTATAATGGATTCCTatggaaaaaaaatttatgtgaaactttgcacattgtgtttatattctagGTTCATCTGTCTGCCTGTACAACGTATGCATCATTAATAAGGTGTATACTGAATTTGGgcttaataatatagtaatacagTGGCGGAAAGGTGTGTTCCTGCAGGGTTGTGACATCACGTCACAACTAGGAATAGGGAAAAGATGAGCTCAACTTGTGTTCTGTTCACACTCAGCATTCAGACTTCAACAAGTACTCTTAATTTTGGGGTTAAAACAACAAATGtagttgaataaataaattaactaaacataatttaaaaaaacataaattaaaaaatcaattccAAAAAACAGTTAAACAGAGCATACTTTTTCTCGAGCttgtatgataaataaaataaaaaaatagcgaAAACAGAGAATACTAAAAAAATGGAGATGTCTGATATGATGTTTATACACAAAGTGGTTTGCCCTTGCAGTTTTTCCAAAATTATTGTCCCAAATAAAATGATGtgaatatttatacataaagAAACACTGACAGTCTTCAAACTCTTCTCCACAAACCTGATTTGAATAAAATTCAGTGACGCTAAAACAGGTTCGCCTGTTTGCAAAGGGTCTGTCAGCAGCAGGGTTGATGCAACTATTGCCGTGCTACTCGTTTGATGCAAACTGCATCTGAAGAGCAGAAAACATCACAAGCTTTAAGTAAAAAAACCAGCCACGTACCCTTCACACATCAACTCAAGTGCTGAATGCTATACGCTTTGTACTTGCTGCTCTGAATAGCCTTTATAACAAGTCCACAGAAGCAGGTTTTGGTTAAAGGGTCCATTCTAATGCTATAGAAAGTGCATAGAGTGGAAGAAAGACATCGTAGGGGGGACACACCGATTGTACTGCAGGTACGATGTTGGATACGGAGTCTAATACTGGCCAACAGCAAGCAGTATGAGGACGTTTCTATCCACGGCGTTGATAGCAGAGGGGTTAAAGTGTGTCGTCGTCTTTGCCCTCTCTAGAAGCAGCACCTGAATATACAATCAGAGcttacattgttttgttttgtttttcttctaaataaaGTACAGCAGACCTCAGCACAGGAAATACACACTGTACgaaaaaagaaaatctctttTCTCTGAAAAGCCcataaaaaactatatacattAAAGAGGCACATCGCCTCTGTATAGACTAAAATGTAAGCACATACAAAAAAGGTATGCAACAAAATGCGATGCGTAAAAGTCCTCTTACAAATAAAGCGAGTGGTTTGTGCTACTGCTGCCCTGGAGTGACTCAAGCAACAAAAATGATAAGAAAAGGATGTTTACATGAAATGGAAAATAGTGTTTcaacaaataattacattattatcatGCCAAGTCAAATTCTAAAGGTGTATATGCACAGTTCAAATCTAGAGATGATACGGAATCTGGTCACGGCTTACATCGGTGACAAGGGCTATGTATGAAGCATCATGGGACATCTGTGTGTGGCTAATAATCTAAAAGGATTCAACAAGACACATTAGCCTTTATATTCTGAATGAAAAAACATTGTGCAACTCTTTCCAATTCGTTCCCAAGAGTTATTTTTGACCAGTACTAGGGACTTTGTGAAGTCAATTGAACCCCGCTGTATTTTCAGAGAGTTACCCATAGCCCTTGTCCATCACTAGACCCTTAGgcctgtgttgtgtgtttgtgtccacgCTAGCAGTTGCTGCTGTTCCGAAATTCACCGTTTTCTGTGATCTGCAGCTTGGTAGGGTTGGTGGGAGAGATGCCGTTCCTCGTCTGCATGCTGTAACGATCCTTCAGCTGAGACAGAGCGCTCATTAGCCGGGCGTTTGCGGCGTCCAGGGATGAGATTCTCTTCTCCTGTGGGGAGTGACCATTA includes the following:
- the endog gene encoding endonuclease G, mitochondrial, coding for MMHRVFCSRWVLSGLSVTAGIGIGATLTATGDRLSKNRDTSHSGGLLDRIPVIPVPSVDAASEVSPYQPGQVAVSRSTAVMKYGFPSLSNIKSRESYVTSYDPRNRTAAWVIEQLNAETVTGTSDRKFCDFKEDDSVHVYHRSSNVDYKGSGFDRGHLAAAANHKWSQKAMDDTFYLSNVSPQNPHLNQNAWNNLEKYCRSLTKHYQNVFVCTGPLYLPRQEPDGKMYVKYQVLGKNHVAVPTHFFKVVILEKPRGDVELRSYVMPNMPVDDKIPLERFLVPIESIERASGLLFVPNIMKRTSSLKAITAG